In one Agathobacter rectalis ATCC 33656 genomic region, the following are encoded:
- a CDS encoding glycoside hydrolase family 31 protein, protein MQEIYRVKTSPVALSDNMIIGEKYRITVLTEALVRLEYSEDGVFEDRATQTVLFRDFPKTGYHVVRNADGIEVHTSMLHLIYNEKEFSSHGLSIQIKGNLSAYHSIWHYGEKVHDLQGTARTLDDVNGEVELGHGVVSRFGYSILDDSKSQILLDDGWIEPRKKGVSDLYFFGYGHDYKQALNDFYRLCGKTPMLPRYALGNWWSRYYKYSEESYMELMDKFDEKNIPFTVAVIDMDWHQVDVDPKYGSGWTGYTWNKKLFPDPKRFLGKLHDRGMHTTLNVHPADGVQGCEEMYVDMAKEMGVDYEKEDPVVCDPASPKFMDAYFKYLHHPREAEGVDFWWIDWQQGSNCKVEGLDPLWIFNHFHYLDNKRDGRRPMTFSRYAGPGSHRYPIGFSGDTHITWESLNFQPYFTTTATNIGYGWWSHDIGGHMLGYKDDELTARWTQYGIFSPIMRLHSSCSEFNGKEPWRFKKETEEAMEAALRQRHCMIPYLYTMNYRSYAENMPLIEPMYYEYPENAEAYEVKNQYFFGSQLMVAPVTTPRIKGLNVAKTKVWFPEGIWYDIYTGMRYDGGRMLEVYRDLSSIPVFAKAGGILVCADADELDARSVIKNPDVLCVRVFPEADGEFELYEDDNESCGYVDGRCVTTAMKYSADKDMFVISPADGDTSLIPDNRTYKLVFERRTETAADKVKVSVDGKEVLAKNKYDKENRKLIVTVNASTASKISVAISKDTVALDNQIEKRCFDFLNQAEIGFVLKDEIYGLITSGKKTTVILSELKAKELDTELYGVLTEILTA, encoded by the coding sequence ATGCAGGAAATATACAGAGTAAAGACAAGTCCGGTGGCATTATCGGACAATATGATAATAGGTGAAAAATACAGGATTACAGTTCTGACAGAAGCCCTTGTCCGTCTGGAATACAGTGAAGATGGCGTATTCGAGGATAGGGCAACACAGACAGTATTGTTCAGGGATTTTCCAAAGACCGGCTATCATGTGGTGCGTAACGCTGATGGAATTGAGGTTCATACATCAATGCTGCACCTGATATATAATGAGAAGGAGTTCTCATCACACGGACTGAGTATACAGATTAAGGGAAACCTGAGCGCATATCACAGCATCTGGCATTATGGCGAGAAGGTGCATGATTTGCAGGGTACAGCGCGTACACTTGATGACGTAAACGGAGAGGTTGAGCTTGGACACGGTGTCGTTTCACGCTTTGGATATTCAATTCTTGATGACAGTAAATCACAGATTTTACTTGACGATGGATGGATTGAGCCAAGAAAAAAAGGTGTGTCTGATTTGTATTTCTTTGGATACGGACATGATTATAAACAGGCGCTCAATGATTTTTACAGGCTTTGCGGCAAGACCCCGATGCTTCCGCGATATGCACTGGGAAACTGGTGGAGCAGATATTATAAATACTCAGAAGAAAGCTATATGGAGCTGATGGACAAATTCGATGAAAAGAACATCCCATTCACGGTAGCGGTAATAGATATGGACTGGCATCAGGTTGATGTGGACCCTAAATACGGAAGCGGCTGGACAGGATATACCTGGAACAAAAAGCTTTTCCCGGATCCGAAGCGCTTTCTTGGAAAGCTCCATGACAGAGGAATGCATACTACCCTGAACGTACACCCTGCGGATGGTGTGCAGGGCTGTGAAGAAATGTATGTTGATATGGCAAAGGAAATGGGCGTGGACTATGAAAAGGAGGACCCGGTTGTATGTGATCCGGCAAGCCCAAAGTTTATGGATGCATATTTTAAGTATCTTCATCATCCGAGAGAGGCTGAAGGTGTGGATTTCTGGTGGATTGACTGGCAGCAGGGCAGCAACTGCAAGGTTGAAGGATTGGATCCGCTATGGATTTTTAATCATTTTCATTATCTCGATAATAAAAGAGACGGCAGGCGTCCAATGACATTTTCGCGCTATGCAGGTCCGGGAAGCCATAGATATCCGATTGGATTTTCGGGAGATACACATATTACATGGGAGTCGCTTAATTTTCAACCGTATTTTACAACGACAGCGACAAACATCGGATATGGATGGTGGAGCCATGATATTGGCGGACATATGCTTGGCTACAAGGATGATGAGCTGACAGCCAGATGGACACAATATGGTATATTCTCTCCGATAATGCGTCTGCACAGCTCATGCAGCGAATTTAACGGCAAGGAGCCGTGGCGATTTAAAAAAGAGACTGAGGAAGCGATGGAGGCGGCGCTCAGACAGAGGCATTGTATGATTCCGTATCTGTATACCATGAACTATCGCAGCTATGCCGAGAATATGCCGCTGATTGAGCCTATGTATTATGAGTATCCTGAAAATGCAGAGGCTTATGAGGTAAAGAATCAGTATTTCTTTGGCAGCCAGCTTATGGTAGCACCTGTTACAACTCCACGTATTAAGGGACTTAATGTGGCAAAAACCAAAGTATGGTTCCCGGAGGGCATCTGGTATGATATCTATACAGGCATGCGCTATGATGGTGGAAGAATGCTGGAGGTTTACAGGGATTTGAGCAGCATACCTGTGTTTGCGAAGGCGGGAGGCATACTTGTGTGTGCAGATGCTGATGAGCTTGATGCAAGATCTGTTATCAAAAATCCTGATGTATTATGTGTCAGGGTATTCCCGGAGGCTGATGGTGAGTTTGAGCTATACGAGGATGACAATGAATCCTGCGGATATGTGGATGGCAGATGTGTGACCACAGCTATGAAATATTCTGCGGATAAAGATATGTTTGTCATTTCTCCGGCAGATGGAGATACATCATTAATACCTGACAACAGAACCTATAAGCTTGTCTTTGAAAGAAGAACCGAGACAGCAGCCGATAAGGTAAAGGTATCTGTGGATGGTAAAGAGGTATTGGCAAAGAATAAATATGATAAAGAAAACAGAAAGCTCATCGTTACTGTAAATGCATCGACAGCGAGCAAAATAAGCGTTGCAATATCGAAAGACACAGTAGCGCTTGATAATCAAATCGAAAAAAGATGCTTTGATTTCCTGAATCAGGCAGAGATAGGCTTTGTGCTAAAGGATGAAATCTACGGTCTTATTACATCGGGAAAGAAAACAACAGTGATTTTATCAGAGCTCAAGGCAAAGGAGCTTGATACAGAGCTGTATGGTGTATTGACAGAGATACTTACAGCCTGA
- a CDS encoding carbohydrate ABC transporter permease, translating into MFKKSHPLQSKSEIILRNIVVVAMVAFFTIFLIIPIGIAFAGSFHEWNPLSGTYKFLGLENYKQVFTSKLFGKSMFNTVIFSVVVIVFRVGLGLGIAYAIYSTLIKHKSFFRAVYYMPVVTPMVAVAFVWKFMYNPQIGTINKIFGLDINWLMNPKTALIAVMIMTIWKDFGYAVVMYMAGLYSLPADVMEAAQVDGASGWQKFRYITLPLLKPMTLFVVITSIISYIQAYVQILIMTEGGPGTSTYLASYIIYDEAFVKYNFGYASALSFVLFVITAVLTVLSFKVSGKEE; encoded by the coding sequence ATGTTTAAAAAATCACATCCATTACAAAGTAAGAGTGAAATAATTTTAAGAAACATAGTTGTTGTAGCTATGGTAGCTTTCTTTACAATATTTTTGATAATACCAATCGGTATAGCATTTGCAGGAAGCTTTCATGAGTGGAACCCGTTAAGCGGAACATACAAGTTTTTAGGTCTGGAAAATTATAAGCAGGTGTTCACGAGCAAATTGTTCGGTAAATCAATGTTCAATACCGTAATTTTTTCGGTAGTTGTAATTGTTTTCAGAGTTGGTCTGGGACTGGGAATCGCGTATGCTATTTATTCAACGCTTATAAAGCATAAGAGTTTTTTCAGGGCAGTTTACTATATGCCTGTAGTAACGCCTATGGTTGCAGTGGCATTTGTATGGAAGTTCATGTACAATCCACAGATCGGAACCATCAACAAAATATTCGGGCTCGATATCAACTGGCTGATGAATCCCAAAACTGCTCTGATTGCAGTAATGATAATGACCATCTGGAAGGATTTTGGATATGCGGTTGTCATGTATATGGCAGGCCTGTACTCACTTCCGGCAGATGTCATGGAGGCAGCACAGGTTGACGGAGCGAGTGGCTGGCAGAAATTCAGATACATTACATTGCCGTTGCTTAAGCCTATGACACTTTTTGTAGTCATTACATCAATTATTTCGTATATCCAGGCATATGTTCAGATACTCATCATGACAGAGGGTGGACCGGGAACATCAACATATCTGGCTTCTTACATTATTTACGATGAGGCCTTTGTCAAATACAACTTTGGATATGCATCAGCACTTTCATTTGTGCTTTTTGTGATTACCGCAGTGCTTACCGTGCTTTCTTTCAAAGTATCGGGCAAGGAAGAGTAG
- a CDS encoding extracellular solute-binding protein produces MKKKLIATVMAATMAVTALTGCGSSSASSAKKDIKVPTKPFGDTVKYDPSVEINDGKDISIDLWEWGSDELFQKVIDRYTAIHPNVTINLVDNPWEDYWTKLPLALDGEDGPALFDVHNSYHENLINYMAPLDIPVEDLEQDFNGVSAHVIDGKVYYIDYGMMTGSVYYNKEMWKEAGLTDDDIPKTWDEMIEVAKKLTIKDGDKIVQAGLNFNNDFHQNYLLGLNYQLGENLFKEDGKTPNVNSDAMKKVMQMLVDMYDKDQIGSKDFGENCADSFGQGQSAMVIQWGHYYNTLKTTWSDIDFGVFEIPTFDGNPYAYNRYNGESTFGVNKKAPKDQQAVAQDFVKFFLCDDESQVDFNLAMSTFPAKKSLADNEEILKNPSLKVLAEHIDHYIWPGPMPSCVEEDMKKAGEDIFYNGVDIDTALDKAQADIIKDMKSSSFQSVENLYEFAK; encoded by the coding sequence ATGAAGAAGAAACTTATTGCAACAGTTATGGCAGCTACAATGGCAGTGACAGCGCTTACAGGCTGTGGCAGCTCATCGGCTTCATCAGCTAAAAAGGACATAAAGGTACCAACAAAGCCATTTGGCGATACGGTGAAGTATGACCCTTCGGTTGAGATTAATGATGGAAAGGATATCTCAATTGACCTGTGGGAGTGGGGAAGCGATGAATTATTTCAGAAGGTTATTGACAGATACACAGCTATTCATCCTAATGTAACTATAAACCTGGTGGATAATCCATGGGAAGATTACTGGACAAAGCTTCCTCTGGCACTCGATGGTGAGGACGGACCGGCACTCTTCGATGTACATAACAGCTATCATGAGAATCTTATCAACTATATGGCTCCGCTTGATATTCCTGTTGAGGATTTGGAGCAGGACTTCAATGGAGTGAGCGCTCATGTGATTGATGGTAAGGTTTATTACATTGATTACGGAATGATGACAGGCTCTGTTTATTACAACAAGGAGATGTGGAAGGAAGCCGGACTAACAGATGATGATATTCCAAAGACCTGGGATGAAATGATTGAGGTGGCAAAGAAGCTTACCATCAAGGACGGAGACAAGATAGTCCAGGCCGGACTCAATTTCAATAATGATTTCCACCAGAATTACCTGCTTGGTCTTAATTATCAGCTTGGTGAGAACCTCTTTAAGGAGGATGGAAAGACACCTAATGTCAATTCAGATGCCATGAAGAAGGTAATGCAGATGCTTGTTGATATGTACGACAAGGATCAGATTGGTTCAAAGGATTTTGGCGAGAACTGCGCAGACAGCTTTGGACAGGGACAGTCGGCAATGGTTATTCAGTGGGGACATTATTACAATACACTTAAGACCACATGGAGCGATATAGATTTTGGCGTATTTGAAATTCCTACATTTGACGGAAATCCATATGCATACAATAGATATAACGGTGAGTCAACATTCGGTGTAAACAAAAAAGCACCAAAGGATCAGCAGGCAGTTGCACAGGATTTTGTAAAGTTTTTCCTCTGCGATGATGAGTCTCAGGTAGATTTCAATCTTGCTATGAGTACCTTCCCTGCAAAGAAATCCCTTGCAGACAATGAGGAAATACTTAAAAACCCATCGCTTAAGGTACTTGCAGAGCACATTGACCACTACATCTGGCCGGGTCCGATGCCTTCATGTGTTGAGGAGGATATGAAAAAGGCCGGAGAGGATATATTCTACAATGGAGTAGATATTGATACGGCTTTAGACAAGGCACAGGCTGATATTATAAAGGATATGAAGAGCAGTTCATTCCAATCAGTCGAGAATCTATATGAGTTTGCAAAATAA
- a CDS encoding AAA family ATPase, whose amino-acid sequence MDIYKRIYELENEIAALPQGSINMKKIYGKEQPYLQWTENGKSKSKYIKKNEREEIFAGVERRKQLQEELKELKQHSSIDPSKSTDFETSVIIGERLLALTKGVKNWGKRDCFRQLQAYLNSEETDRVCLVFGLRRTGKTTMLRQAVLGMTPSQSAKSAYIKAKGSDTMAAMNRDLGKLLDLGYEYVFIDEVTLMPDFIDSAALFSDIYAAQGMKIVLSGTDSLGFWFALHQELYDRAVTIHTTFIPFREHSRLLGIDSIDEYIRYGGTLRAGELDFDDKDVISEDASFRDDESTRRYIDTAICKNIQHSLSCCQDGGYFRHLQSLYEAGELTGAINRIIEDMNHRFLIRILTDKFKSHDLGSAADVLRRDRNPKQRTDILDKIDTEAVTKRLMDMLEIHNKEEQSIGITNAHIEEIKEYLKALDLIVDVPRETVIPSAEPLENILFTQPGMRYCQAQALVHSLTKDELFSTLSEHEKMLVSERILEEVRGRMMEDIVLLETFKSAKRHQRVFKLQFAVGEYDMVIYDAKLNTCECYEIKHSSKIVPMQARFLVDEEKLNQTSQRFGQITKRCVLYRGEDSVMENGVEYQNVENYLKHL is encoded by the coding sequence ATGGATATCTACAAACGAATTTATGAATTAGAAAACGAGATAGCAGCCTTACCACAAGGTTCTATCAACATGAAGAAAATTTACGGCAAAGAGCAGCCTTATCTGCAATGGACAGAGAATGGAAAAAGCAAAAGCAAGTACATTAAAAAGAACGAACGCGAAGAAATTTTTGCAGGTGTTGAAAGGCGCAAACAGCTTCAAGAAGAATTGAAAGAACTGAAACAACACAGTTCTATTGATCCATCTAAATCTACAGATTTTGAAACTTCTGTCATTATCGGAGAACGTCTTCTGGCACTGACAAAAGGTGTAAAAAACTGGGGAAAACGTGATTGTTTCAGACAGTTACAGGCATATTTAAACAGTGAGGAAACAGATCGTGTATGCTTGGTATTTGGTCTGCGACGAACAGGAAAGACAACAATGCTGCGTCAGGCTGTTTTAGGAATGACTCCATCACAGTCCGCAAAATCAGCATACATCAAAGCAAAAGGGAGCGATACCATGGCAGCGATGAATCGTGATTTGGGCAAACTCCTTGATCTGGGATATGAATATGTTTTTATTGACGAAGTAACCCTAATGCCCGACTTTATTGATTCAGCAGCACTATTCTCTGATATCTACGCTGCACAAGGTATGAAAATTGTTTTATCCGGAACAGATTCTCTTGGCTTTTGGTTTGCGCTTCATCAGGAACTTTATGATCGAGCTGTTACGATTCACACTACCTTTATTCCATTCCGTGAACATAGTCGTTTACTCGGTATCGACAGTATTGACGAGTATATTCGCTATGGCGGCACACTTCGTGCAGGAGAACTGGATTTTGATGATAAAGACGTTATTTCAGAGGATGCTTCGTTCCGTGATGACGAATCCACACGGCGTTATATCGATACCGCAATCTGTAAAAATATCCAGCACTCCCTGAGTTGTTGTCAAGACGGAGGATATTTCCGTCATCTCCAATCACTCTATGAGGCAGGTGAACTAACAGGTGCTATCAATCGAATCATTGAGGATATGAATCATCGTTTCCTTATTCGTATTCTGACCGACAAATTCAAATCTCATGATTTGGGTTCAGCTGCTGATGTTTTGCGAAGAGATCGTAATCCCAAACAGCGTACAGATATTTTGGATAAAATCGATACAGAAGCAGTAACCAAACGATTAATGGATATGTTGGAGATTCACAATAAAGAAGAACAATCTATTGGTATTACAAATGCTCACATAGAGGAAATCAAAGAATATTTGAAAGCACTTGACCTGATTGTTGACGTTCCACGAGAAACGGTAATTCCAAGTGCCGAACCACTAGAGAATATTTTATTCACGCAACCAGGCATGCGTTATTGCCAGGCACAGGCATTGGTTCATTCTTTGACAAAAGATGAATTATTCTCTACATTGAGCGAGCACGAAAAAATGTTAGTTTCTGAACGTATTTTGGAAGAAGTGCGTGGTCGTATGATGGAAGACATCGTACTTTTAGAAACATTCAAATCGGCTAAAAGGCATCAACGTGTTTTCAAATTGCAATTTGCTGTCGGCGAATACGATATGGTAATTTACGATGCTAAACTCAATACATGTGAATGCTACGAAATAAAACACAGCTCGAAAATTGTTCCAATGCAAGCCCGCTTCTTAGTTGACGAAGAGAAACTGAATCAAACAAGTCAGAGATTTGGCCAGATTACCAAGCGATGTGTGCTCTATCGTGGTGAAGATTCCGTCATGGAAAATGGCGTTGAGTATCAGAATGTAGAAAATTATTTGAAACATTTATAA
- a CDS encoding LacI family DNA-binding transcriptional regulator: protein MTLKDIAEMAGVSTMTVSNVINGKTSRVSQKTRDKINSIIEEYNYVPNMNARSLSNNSSHIIGVVTFLEEKEYASGYNYFENPYVSTMIGTIETELHKNGYFTMLQSVSRSSDILSLVKNWNVDGMILVFPTSAQNLEKLMDAANCPIATFDSNYSHPNLINVISDDEKGLYLSTKYMINHGHTEIAFVADYEGNIVLTKRFNGYKKALEDSHIPFRPEYIFSYPPSYEGGIEAGRAIAGSKSPITAVVTTADICAIGIMEGARLGGYRVPIDLSVIGYDNLNLCQYTVPKLTSVSQNVPKKARLATELLLKKIHDNESDSNLGEIIDVEIVDRQSVISLY, encoded by the coding sequence ATGACGCTTAAGGATATTGCCGAAATGGCAGGTGTGAGCACAATGACCGTCTCAAACGTAATCAACGGAAAGACAAGCCGTGTTTCACAGAAAACAAGGGATAAAATCAATTCAATTATAGAGGAATATAATTATGTTCCGAATATGAACGCAAGAAGTCTTTCAAACAATTCCTCACACATTATCGGAGTTGTTACATTCTTAGAGGAGAAAGAATATGCTTCAGGATACAATTATTTTGAGAACCCATATGTCAGTACAATGATTGGTACAATAGAAACAGAGCTTCACAAAAACGGATACTTCACCATGCTTCAATCAGTATCCAGAAGCTCAGACATATTATCTTTGGTTAAGAACTGGAATGTCGATGGGATGATTCTGGTTTTCCCCACCTCTGCCCAAAATCTTGAAAAGCTGATGGATGCAGCCAACTGCCCTATTGCTACCTTTGACAGCAATTACTCTCACCCTAATCTCATAAATGTAATATCTGATGATGAAAAGGGCTTATATTTGTCGACCAAATATATGATAAATCACGGGCACACCGAGATTGCATTTGTAGCTGATTATGAGGGAAATATCGTCCTCACCAAACGTTTTAACGGATACAAAAAAGCTTTGGAGGACAGTCATATTCCTTTCCGTCCTGAATATATTTTCAGCTATCCACCTTCATATGAGGGCGGTATCGAAGCCGGCCGTGCCATTGCAGGCAGCAAGTCACCAATCACAGCAGTGGTAACAACTGCCGATATATGTGCTATCGGCATCATGGAGGGTGCGCGTCTCGGCGGTTACCGTGTCCCGATTGATTTATCTGTCATAGGCTATGATAATTTGAATCTATGCCAGTACACCGTGCCGAAGCTTACATCGGTATCACAAAATGTACCAAAAAAAGCCCGGCTTGCAACCGAGCTTCTCCTAAAGAAAATACATGACAATGAATCAGACAGTAATTTAGGTGAGATTATAGATGTTGAGATTGTTGACAGGCAATCCGTCATCTCGCTTTATTAA
- a CDS encoding DNA-deoxyinosine glycosylase, protein MEYEHITHSFEPVYDENSRILILGTLPSVASRENNFYYGHKQNRFWKLLAYLLDEPVPETIDEKKYMLFKNHIAIWDVIQSCDIKGSSDSSIKNVEPTDIRKILETADIKQVYANGNKAGALYKKYQLPLTGMEAVTLPSTSPANAAWSFERLCEAWTRILANL, encoded by the coding sequence ATGGAATACGAACACATAACCCACTCCTTCGAGCCTGTCTATGATGAAAACAGCCGCATACTGATCCTCGGCACTCTGCCGTCCGTTGCATCAAGGGAAAACAATTTCTATTACGGACACAAGCAGAACCGTTTTTGGAAGCTGCTTGCGTATCTATTGGATGAACCGGTGCCGGAGACGATAGATGAGAAAAAATATATGCTGTTTAAAAATCATATAGCTATATGGGATGTGATACAAAGCTGTGACATCAAGGGGTCGAGCGACAGCAGCATCAAAAACGTCGAACCGACAGATATAAGGAAAATCCTTGAAACAGCCGATATAAAACAGGTATATGCAAACGGAAATAAAGCAGGGGCGCTTTATAAGAAATATCAGCTTCCTCTGACAGGTATGGAGGCAGTCACACTGCCGTCCACAAGCCCTGCAAATGCGGCATGGTCATTTGAAAGGTTATGCGAAGCATGGACACGGATACTTGCAAACCTTTAG
- a CDS encoding carbohydrate ABC transporter permease, producing the protein MRKKVSSIVLNVFLLLLGIVTVYPFIWMLCSSFKQNKEIMALQQHLLPQEFTIDNYISMNSHFNFMRFFGNSLFITIVVTLLVVYTSTICGFVLSKYKFKGRNILFGFVLATMMIPWCVTIIPKYTMIQKFGWMDSYKALIIPAMFSGFGIFMMKQHIETIPDEIIEAARMDGANEFYIFHRIIFPMAKNGISSIAIFQFLWTWEDYLWPYLVINTKEKQLLAVGLKMFNGQYSTDYGALFAATAISIIPVLLIYLFFQKQFIAGIAASAVKG; encoded by the coding sequence ATGAGAAAAAAAGTAAGCAGTATAGTTTTAAATGTATTCCTTCTATTATTGGGCATTGTTACAGTTTATCCGTTTATATGGATGCTATGCTCATCATTTAAGCAGAATAAGGAAATAATGGCGTTGCAGCAACATCTGCTTCCACAAGAGTTTACAATAGACAATTACATCAGCATGAATTCGCATTTCAATTTCATGAGGTTTTTTGGAAACAGTTTGTTTATCACGATTGTTGTAACCCTGCTTGTGGTATACACCAGTACAATCTGTGGTTTTGTATTAAGCAAATATAAGTTTAAGGGCAGAAATATCCTATTTGGCTTTGTATTGGCTACTATGATGATTCCATGGTGTGTAACAATTATTCCAAAATACACTATGATTCAGAAATTCGGATGGATGGACAGCTATAAGGCACTTATTATTCCGGCTATGTTCAGCGGATTTGGAATATTTATGATGAAGCAGCACATTGAGACCATTCCTGATGAGATTATTGAAGCTGCCAGAATGGATGGCGCTAATGAGTTTTATATCTTTCACAGGATTATATTTCCGATGGCAAAAAACGGAATTTCAAGTATAGCCATTTTTCAGTTCCTGTGGACATGGGAAGACTATCTGTGGCCTTATCTTGTAATCAATACCAAGGAAAAGCAGCTATTGGCAGTTGGTCTTAAGATGTTTAACGGACAGTATTCAACAGATTATGGCGCACTTTTTGCGGCAACGGCAATATCTATCATACCGGTTTTACTGATATATCTGTTCTTCCAGAAGCAGTTTATCGCAGGAATTGCGGCATCGGCTGTCAAGGGATAG
- a CDS encoding MATE family efflux transporter produces the protein MKTIEFDTHFYKKLWTLMVPIMVQNLMLALVAVADAFMLGGLDQNYMSAVSLATQIQFIQNMFLSAATAGLAILGAQYWGKQDIKALDDIFALAIRICGIVSVLFFVACAFFPRYLMLIFTNEPVLIDYGVSYLKIASFSYLLTGFSQCYIVMMKISEHAGTAAAVSSITVLINIILNAIFIYGAFGIESMNVRGAALATLISRVVELMLSITFSYRPGYIRLKIRELFARNKELSADFMKCSGPILGASLVWGIGFTSYSTFMGHMGTDAAAANSVAAVVRDIICCLSAGISSAAGIMIGNELGAGNLKRGKAYGIRMAKLSFLCGAVMTVLMAVSAPVILHFVKLTPQAAEYLKQLFGVLAFYMIGRSVNEIIINGVFGSGGDTMFDMYSLAVTMWGIAIPLAVAGTYFLNWPVVVVYACTCVDEVGKIPWTLIHFKKYKWVKDLTR, from the coding sequence ATGAAAACAATAGAATTTGATACACATTTTTACAAAAAGCTGTGGACACTCATGGTTCCGATAATGGTGCAGAATCTGATGTTGGCGCTGGTGGCGGTGGCAGATGCTTTCATGCTCGGAGGACTGGACCAGAACTATATGTCAGCGGTTTCGCTTGCCACACAGATACAGTTCATCCAGAACATGTTTCTATCAGCAGCTACAGCAGGGCTTGCAATACTCGGAGCACAGTATTGGGGCAAGCAGGACATAAAGGCGCTCGATGATATATTCGCTCTTGCAATCAGGATATGTGGCATAGTATCGGTGCTGTTTTTCGTGGCATGTGCATTTTTCCCACGATATCTGATGCTTATTTTCACAAACGAGCCGGTGCTTATAGATTATGGTGTAAGCTACCTTAAAATAGCTTCTTTTTCATATTTATTAACAGGTTTTTCGCAGTGTTATATAGTCATGATGAAGATATCAGAGCACGCGGGTACTGCGGCGGCAGTCAGCTCAATTACAGTGCTTATAAACATAATACTCAATGCCATATTTATCTATGGTGCATTTGGCATCGAGAGCATGAATGTGAGGGGAGCGGCACTTGCCACACTCATATCAAGAGTAGTGGAGCTTATGCTTTCAATCACATTTTCGTACAGACCGGGATATATCAGGCTTAAAATTAGAGAGCTTTTTGCAAGGAACAAGGAGCTGTCAGCAGATTTTATGAAGTGCTCCGGACCGATTCTCGGAGCAAGCCTTGTATGGGGAATAGGCTTTACATCGTACTCTACATTTATGGGACACATGGGAACAGATGCGGCAGCGGCCAACTCCGTCGCAGCGGTTGTGCGTGATATCATTTGCTGTCTCAGTGCAGGTATATCAAGTGCAGCAGGCATTATGATAGGAAATGAGCTTGGCGCAGGGAATTTAAAGCGTGGAAAAGCATATGGCATCAGAATGGCAAAGCTGTCATTTTTGTGTGGAGCTGTTATGACAGTGCTTATGGCGGTTTCAGCACCGGTGATTTTACATTTTGTAAAGCTCACACCGCAGGCTGCAGAGTATCTGAAGCAGTTATTCGGTGTACTTGCCTTCTACATGATTGGACGATCGGTAAATGAAATCATCATAAACGGTGTCTTTGGTTCGGGAGGAGATACGATGTTTGATATGTACTCTCTTGCTGTTACGATGTGGGGCATAGCAATACCGCTTGCAGTTGCAGGCACATATTTTTTGAACTGGCCGGTGGTTGTGGTATATGCGTGCACCTGTGTGGATGAGGTTGGAAAGATACCGTGGACACTCATACATTTTAAAAAATACAAGTGGGTAAAGGATTTGACAAGATAA